In the Vanessa atalanta chromosome 13, ilVanAtal1.2, whole genome shotgun sequence genome, aaacttattgtcAATTTTGAAGAACTGTTGTATTTACAGATGACCAGATACCATGTTGTTTAATAGGTGGAAATGAATAAAGACCTTTcttgatggtttttttttacatttcattcaaACGGTATTAGCTTTAGATTTAaagtaatcttttaaaatatctctTTAAATTTCGTGTTAGACTCTActcaaataaagtatttttccctttttaaaagtatatttttatttttgtattttgtgaaTAGGTTTGTCAGCAACCCTGTCTCAAAATGTCAGAAATATACAAACAGGTCACAGTTATATATAGTagattgtgttatttatttctggaagaaaatatttctttcgtATAATGCTTTACTTCCTTTTAGATTAATTCATCAAAGCGTTCAATATACGATTGAACATGTTACAACTTCAGAGGCATCATCGTGTGTTGCAACTCgtgtaatttctttttttaaatatacatataaaatatgggTGCAGACTGACAGATAGTCAGTCCACCTGGTGGTAAATGGTCATCACTACCAatggacattggcactgtaagaaatattaaccattccttactttgcCAATTTGCAACCAATCTCGGggattaagatgttatatatctTGTGTCTATGGTTACACAGGCTCATTGACCGTTCAAGACCATACACAACACAAGACGATTGACAGGCTTGTAGAAACCTAAGGGAGATAAGTGTCCAAGTAACGTTTTGCACTTTTACAGCTGTTGTTTTAATTAGTCGGAGAGAATCACAGAGTACTCAAGTTgctcaaaaaattaaattcgttaaaTTGTTAATTCGATACCGCTATATCGGGTAACTGAGCAATAATAAATGTGCAAAAGCTTTATAGCCTTAGGATTACGATGTTATATTGCGTTAGGTTAGTTAGAGTGAATGTTGAAGTTACTTCAGAATTTGTTTCTACACTAACAAATCAATCGTACTAGTTATCGTTAGGATCTTttgaaaatactattatttgtaGTCTTTCATAAAGAACGAATGTATGTACCTGTGATATAGCGTTGTTTCCGAGCGCGAGATCTTGTGTTTGTGTGACCTGTGCGTATGTGTTCTGGGCCACGTCTTCTTGTCTGTGTGCGAGCAGCGCGTGGAAGGCGGAGGGGGGAAGTCTGCGCTGCGATATCGCCTCCAGTTGACCCTCCTCTGACTTCTCCGGCTCAAGGCAGTATATTTCCTgtacaatttacaatttaataaataaatcctcgTAATTCGCCTTAATTGTTACAGATTTGAGTCAATTAAACGTTTTGAAATAATGGCAAAGATTTGAATTGGGATTTGAAAATGAGTGGcttttacagataataatttcaaataaaagttccaaaaatatctaaataaaacttCATTATGATATTATGAAGTTACTACGATTCGATACAgtcatttcttttaaatatgaaatttgcaGATTGGCGATTGTttgacgttaaatattttttttgtcttttttacatTGTAGAAAATTCCTATAGCTTTACGGGCTAATTCATGccctaattataaaaaaaaacactgatttTAATTCACTGAAATCACAAAAATGCAGCAAATACAATATACGAGATATGTTTTCAACAAATACTGTAACAAtccttatttgtaataatatttaatgtaatacgtTAATTATACAAGCTGttggattaattaaataaattatgtaactcGTGTTAATAAGATCAGAGTATAATTGTTACCTGATATATGACTAAGAACAAACGaaattgacattgaattgacatgCTACAAATGGTGGAAATCTTGATTCGtgaaaaattgcattttgaaCGGCGGCAAAGTTATTAtcgtaaatttatatgtaaaattaatatataagtagttaaatcaaatagttttgtattatatataaagatatattaatcgagGGCTTCGTGTAGTGCTGATATACGTAGTTGCAAATAGCATGGAAAACCTTAATATAAGCCTTGTTTATCTTTGTTCTTTCAGTTGGAGTGGAGTACAGAAGAGCTTATTATTAGCATTAATCGTAGATTATTAAGTTATCATACGTAGTCTCAAATACACTTACCGAATCATTTCTCATTACATAAAGTCTGACATCTTCCCCTACGGACGTACCGAATACACACTGCTTGAATACACCGGTCTCAGGATTCAACAAACGCTTCTGAATTAACAACGGAGTCGAAGAGTGAGGGCTAAATACAtaaactgtaaataataaatagacgattaataaattgatacataatatattaattctttaattaattttatatagaaatatttttgacgtACAACATATTTTCTCTAGCTTTCGCAATCTGTGTGATTTTGTaaaaaagggacggaagtgtgtaccAGGAAACCGAGGAAGCGCCGGGATTTGagttgaccaatgagcgcgcggtATTTGAATTGACCAATGAGCGAGCGGTATTTGagttgaccaatgagcgcgcggtGCTAGAGTTGGATGTCAGATGCAAGCATATTCCGAGAGGATATAATGCTAATGTTGCTTCTTACCAATCAAATGCTACACATCGCATGCGACTACGGTAAggcgttttttataattttatcgtacATATACCAATTTAAAGTGATATATGAGTCTTATTTCCATTTCTTCAAGTAATCAATTGTCTACTTAGGAAACTAAATTCAGAATTTGCCATACATTGCGAGACTAAATTTTTGATGTTCGCAGTTCGTCGTTCTTTCTGCAATGGATCGACGATATTTGTAGccgtatattttattacggaAAAATGAACGGGCTTTTCGCCACAGATAAAGACTCGTAGAATATACCGCCTATCTTGTTACAGGACTAGGgccataacataaaaaaattaaatgcatgTGCGGGAGAAAAAAACTTCTTAATGCCATGctaatttgaaatattctaatatattttcttacaattcaatatacatatatataatattataatacatatcatGTTCTTCCGTATCGACTGTATTTTCACGTATATATTGTATGGTTTGGAAAATGAGTTATGTTATATGGTAAACTATTTACTGGGCTGGCTTTAatgacaatgtaaggaatggtcaatatttcaaaCAGGCATACTGGCACTTACAATGAGACACACTCACCCGTCCGCCttcgtaatttattaaaaaaaaactttaaaataaaattacactattCTTACCATCATTGTTTGTGGTGACCATTGccattttattagaaaaaggaTCTGATACTAAGCAAGTAGTTTTGATTTGAACCATCCATTTGATAGTTAAGGACAGGAGACTCCATACAGCTACGCAGTTCTCGGTAGTACACACCaactaaaattagtttttaatgttaataatataggGTTAGGtttgttagaaaatatattttatatacttactcCGATTTTTTTAGCATATCAATATATTCAAGGACACAATGTTAAGAAGGAGatcgcaaaaataaataaataacgcaaataatacatacattacattatatggAAATCAAACCGTTACCATAGTTATAGAAAACGcggttttttttactataatgacCTAAATAAgctttacattattttgataataattcttaataaaataatttcttttctaTAATACAACTTACATAATGTGCAGCGTCATTATTTCCAAACTGGACATGAACCCCTTTTGGACGGAGAGCGGGATGTGAAAGCGTTGTTCTCAGATTACACAGATGTGAATCCCACAATGTCAATTTAGAACCGAACCAAGCGGCTATCAGTGAACCGTCTTGCGATATGGCAACACCGCCCATAGCGAACTCGTCATCCTTACCAACATACCTATCGACCACACTTGTGTCTACAAAATCGTGTTCCTTGTGAATATTGATGATTCTCTTCAAAATGTCATTTTTACGATTAATTTCTTTCATGTATGGTAAATTTTCGACTTTCCCGGGCGTCAGTATTTCTCcacttttgaaattattcaGAACCGGGTTGGAGAGGAAGTGAGTTATACCCGATGAGTAGTAGCATGCAGTGAGACAGCCCCAGACTACTTTTTTTCGATGTTGTTGTGAGGTACTGTCACGTTTCCATATTCTGAATTTTTGGTCAGTTCCTGACGATACGCAAAATTCGCCTTTATTGTTAAGCGCCAAGGATACAACATTGCATCCACCGTGCGAAAGGTTAACACAAGTGTTGAGCTTGAACGGTGAAGTATTATTTGCTTGTGCAGCCCAGAATTTTAATTTCTCTTCTGGATAATTTATGCCATCGTTTCTATACTCTGACGTCACCAGCCAAGATCCATCTGCACTAATAGCAGCACACGTTACTTCTGTTTCTAAGGGCAGTAGGTTCTGTCTCTCTGATGGAATACTATTCATCGCCGTTATGTCAATCTGTAAGgcaatgatgaaaaaaaaatcatttcaaagtaacattttgaaaaaaacattgaaattttataaagggGATCTGAGATCTTACTGAACATTTGGCTATTACCCGAGTGTCGTCACAAAAACAAAAGGGTCATTTACCGAAAACCGAAAAACAATATAAcgatataaatgatttatggTCTTGTTCCTATACTTACATTGTAAAGTACTTTATCAGTAGTTGTGGAATACAGTTGTAAATGTCCAGTCCTGCCCGGCATGAGTAGTGCAGACAGTGGCCTATGGTACACGAGGGCGGCTCCGAGCGCCTTGCAGACGGGCGACAAGCCACCGCACTCTAGTATCGTCGACACAACACGCATCTGAGCGTTTGCTATGATGACAgctaaaatgtttcatttatgTTAAGTACTcaaaaaatttgatatttatatatgtatgaataatcTTTTgagtctataatttttttaatgattagtaGAGGCAGGCAATCTATTAAAGTTATCAAGATTAAGCGTCAATAaatttacgggccgcctagcgatgtaaaagtcgcaggatcgattctgaccccttgggctattaaCGTACCCACTCCTAaaacaagtgataagcttaaaattaggggtaaataggaaaattagtaatttcttaattaatatggGGCATTGCtggtattctttaaaaaaaatgtaacatggTGTTACCATAActacaaaattatctttaaaatggattattatatttttttgtttaattattaatgtattcaataaaattatattaaaaacgcaataAGATAATTTGTGGTTGTAACAATTACATGATATCatacattttaagtaaatttttactGTTTCTTTCAAAAACAGGTTACTCGATAaacctttataaattaaaataatcaaataggaCTGGCTGGTAATTTTATTGAGAGTGTGATACAAAATCATCTCTAATTTACCATAACGTCAagttaaacaacaatattttaaaaatagtgttGTAACTGGTAGcttcaatttacaaaaaaaaaaaaataccttgaaGAAACAATCTTTACCAACAAGCACATAATATTACCAAATGTAAAATTAAGGCATCATTTGTTGCATTCAgtattcagttttaatttaaatgtacttacAATTATTAGATAGTGTTATGGCAATGTGAGAATTGTTTGTTGTAATGTATCTTATCATCCCCGGCAATCTGGGAATAAATGCCTtctcatttgttttgttttgtaaatggCCTAAAGTCCACTTTACTAAGACGTTTTCCATGCCACCAGAGATGAGATAACTTCCTGGAAGTAATAACAATAACCATTATAACAATAACTAAGATGTTCATgtactattttaagtaaaagttaCTTGAGAAACACTCATGGATGGTAATCTTTTAggtgattcaaaagtgctcctataaaaatgattacaaagcatcaagtacatttttatttaaaaaaaataatcactgattcatgaaatatattaagtaattaagttgaatgcttaaaattagatacaatttacaaaaatatacaatttaaataaaaatgtattttattcaaataaattaaatatctacctTGAACAGAGAAGCATACTGCCAGTGGTGGTAAAAAATGCCAATGTAACACTTCCCTAGCTATGGATTTGTAGTTATACAAATTGCCTCTGATAATAGTTACTCTGCCAATAGTATCTGTTATAGCAACTGTACTCTCTTTGTGATGAGCCGCCACAGACAATATTCGAaacttattgttatttatcaGCCTGTAGAGAAagatttcatattataatatttattcatgtctataaagtaaaaaatatttatcactatCTGCCTTCCCGACTTTGAATAGATAAAATAAGAATCTGAATTTtcagatacttttttttactatgttATACACATTAAATCAAACAATCTATTTGCTTGTCCTATTAAACATGCAGTGCATATTTTTACTAATCTTTATGCATAAAAGTTGATAGGTAGTATAAAGGGATAAAATCTTGCTTTAGTATATTggaagacaaaaatattataaaatatatatatattatataataatagcactAGTGAAATTTTGATTGAATATGATAACCACTTTGTTTCAGTGCTACAAAGAGCCAAGTAGACTAAATCATGCAAACAACTTTTTTGAAGTTAGATTATGTCATGTAAATTTGAACTCACTCTAATTTTAAATGAGGCTGGTTTAAATTCTGAATAAAAAGCATCATGGTTCCATTAGTAATAGCTGCAAATCTGTCATTATTACACCAACCAAGAGAAACACATATAATGCCATGATATTTGATCTTCaaatttttgtattcatatattaaacCTCCATCTTTAACCGAGTATGATCCAAGGTGCAATTTACGATTTCCATCAACGGCAATTATGAAACATTCATTACTGTCTGCTAAattgaatgttataatttttgtattttctggTATTTGAAGTTTCTAAAACAAaacagattattaataattacacaaacaaagtattattactaattaattagaAGTATGATTTTGTAGAGTGGATAGAGCATGTTTCATAATTGACAATGTTATCTATTTTATCTAGTCAAGGAGCAATGAGAAAAAAGAacactatataattttttgtttagacTTTTTTTTAGATCACTTTCATCAATATCAtttcaattcaatatatattttttgacattaaCATTtcaggtaaattaaaataaataaattctacctgtatgtatatgtatttacatttaattggaTACAACTACTATTAGgtgtaatcaaaaatattaagcgtgaataattaaatactaagttCTATTACTCTACTTTGGATTAGATGAATACTAAAAACCTAGCTCAAAAAGTCATAATCTGATTATAGTATAGTGAATCCACAGTTCACGACAAATTAAACTTACTGTCTTTCGAAGAACTGCACCTTGTTCCCAGCTCCATGTTGTAACATAACCATCATCGGAGCATCCATACAAATTGTAGTCTTCATCTTCTGGGAATTGCACAGCTACTAATTCATTAATAGACACTTCGGTTTCAAGTGTGCGTACACAATCTCCTGTTTGTATGCTGTACACGCGAACTAAGTTTTCTACGATTATTGCGACAGATCTAAAAAGTTAaccaatattgaaattatataaaatccacTAAGAAATGTCGTGCAGGTGTAACATGTACATACTCTCCATCCGGTGAAAAAACTGGTCTTCGTTCAATTATACTACGTCCTGCCTTTCTATTAAATACGTATCTGTTGGAAATTTGATCACTATTACTTTTGAcaaccatttttaattatagtgatagcttattaacaataaatataaacgaatactTCGTGTTttgtaatagtaaatattaaacacatgaCATAACCTCAAcaacatacaaattaaatacttcaGCTGTCACTGGCCAGTGCTGACAGATTTAAGGATACGATCTGAAATCAATTAGAAGTAGTCTATTAAAAGAAagcattattttagtttattagcGATATATATCATTCTgggatttagattaaatttgagaagattaaaagtttatataaatatataaaaacttcgttaaatttatttagtcaaaaatatttggtaaattattattactgttattttatttatactttaaattatggAGACAAATTTTTACCTTCAAGTCCCAGTACCtcaaaaaatacattagaattgtatatatataatctgaTGTTCCAGtgaatagaaaaatattctttaaaacgtTCTCTTAAACATAACAATaacctaaaattataattgtcaaatgtcaatttGATCCAAATGTCAATTTCGTTTATATTGTGGTGCGGTTCGGGTGAACAcatgttatttgaataaattttgtgAATTCAGTTTGGATTTTTATTAAGTGGGTTTAGAAATAGCTTAAGATTCGTATATGAATTAATACAATGGCAGGCGAAACAGGCGAAGCACAGCTACAAGTACGGTTTATAACTAAACAAGAGcagtatgtataattattatttattaatcaaaatattgccGGTGTGTTTTTTTTGAAATCTCTAAAAATCTCTAATGCTCTCGTTACAGATATGCAGTTTCTGACAGTCCATACGCCATACAGAGTAATGTACAATCTGTAGAACTGAATACGCTCCTCAATGcactattaaaagaaaacagaCCATCGTTTGAAAAGAGTGTAGAATTTGATTTCTTAATATGTGGCGAATTATTATGTACATCAATCGCGGAGCATCTGCAAGACAAGGGTCTATCAACAGAAGACACACTAGAAATAGAGTATCTGGAAAGATTTCCAGCTCCCAGCCCACAAGATTGTTTAATGCACGATGATTGGGTGTCAGCTGTCCATACACATGGTTCTTGGTcagtttttttgtataaaacaatCTACAATATTACAACTTTTTACtggaaataaattgttaaacaaTCTTTAACATTTTAGGATCTTGTCTGGGAGTTATGATAACAGCATTCACATATGGAATACCAAAGGGCAGCACAAACTTGCCATCCCAGGTCATACATCACCGGTAAAAGCAATTTCATGGGTATCTTTCAATGGAGATCAAGCAATCTTTGTGAGGTAATCTTAATAAAGTGCTTCTTTACATCTTCTTTAttaaatggaatatatattgtcaatcagtgtaattgtaaatatttatgacttttattttaccatttttgttttttttctcgctTACCCTCTCCTTCTCTTTGGTGGGTGCCACGAGATCACACTTATTAAATTgacatatatctataaattgaatttaaaagagGACTTATAATCACTGCTTATAATTGTCATGGTTaactatatatactaaatattcttttatatcaaaaaatatacataacaaaagacatatatttgttatttattttgtagtggTTCCCATGATCAATCAGCTATGTTATGGGTATGGAATGTTTCTGGAAATTCAGTGGATTGTGTTGTGACCTGTCGAGGTCATGAGAAGGGTGTAGAATGTCTGGCTGTCTCGGCTGATGCTAAGAGTTTTGCCACTGGTAGTTGGGACACAAACATTTGCCTTTGGAGTACAAGTAAGTTATTCAATATGGatgtaaatatctttataatttctcTAAATATCTTTTGAGAAAGcacaaacttatattttttacaataatacaaacCAATAACGTCTAGGGATCCTAGACTTGAATGCAGAATTATTCAATGCCTCcaggatattttaaataatcaaaatatatttttgttattgtatgaaaataataattgtaatgcaTGACATTAAAAAAGCCTGCTTTGTTTCTTTCCCCagttctcaggtctgaggtgtttATATCCTCAAGGTAGTAGTCGGTGCTAGTTGATTATCATCTTCGACAAGTATTACTGAAAGATGTGCAAATTAATCTCTGGTCAAATTTTGTTaatgacttatatttttatagctgcATCATTAGATTTTGTAAAATGTGTGTGGTTTATTTGATGttgaaagttaattttttagGTCTTTCCGATGAGGATAATGTACCagcaaaaaagaaacaaaaaccaGATCAGGGAAATACAAGAGTAAGTTGTTCctgtatattttacatacatgttGCCATTAGTTTAGTTGgtgaaagaaaattaatatatatataattttttattcttaggAACCCATGGCAGTGTTGAAGGGCCATAGAGAGGCAATATCAGGAGTGCAATGGATGGATTTCAACACTGTTGTGTCAAGTGGTTGGGATCACTTGCTGAAAATATGGGATTGTGAACTTGGTGGGATTAAGCAGGATATTGCTggtatattaatttagattgtaTCTATACTAACTAATTGTAAAAGTCTATAGTTTATCCTCTTTGGAGTAAGCACCTACAGTTCAATctgatttaaattaagattgataaaaaaaaagagaaggCCTGTAAATATTCACCTGTTAGTGTAAAGTCTGTCCTGTCTTGACCTTATTCGGGCCATGCCACTTTCGTCGCGGGTTGCCAGAGttccttacattatttattttttatcactaaTCTAAAGATAATCTTAAGGATGAACTTTGTACTTATTGCTGCCATTTTTTCAGTTAAATGCTCCACCTATAAGCTCATCTTAGCACTTAatgctaaatttatataaaaaatgttaggtACTTATTTAgtgttaacaaattataatcacttgaaattaatttcaattataaaaacttcTTAATCTTCCATTTTAGGTAACAAAGCATTCTTTGACGTGGACTGGTCTCCACTATCCAACAGCCTTATAACAGCATCATCTGACA is a window encoding:
- the LOC125068162 gene encoding ribosome biogenesis protein WDR12 homolog, whose amino-acid sequence is MAGETGEAQLQVRFITKQEQYAVSDSPYAIQSNVQSVELNTLLNALLKENRPSFEKSVEFDFLICGELLCTSIAEHLQDKGLSTEDTLEIEYLERFPAPSPQDCLMHDDWVSAVHTHGSWILSGSYDNSIHIWNTKGQHKLAIPGHTSPVKAISWVSFNGDQAIFVSGSHDQSAMLWVWNVSGNSVDCVVTCRGHEKGVECLAVSADAKSFATGSWDTNICLWSTSLSDEDNVPAKKKQKPDQGNTREPMAVLKGHREAISGVQWMDFNTVVSSGWDHLLKIWDCELGGIKQDIAGNKAFFDVDWSPLSNSLITASSDRHIRLYDPRSTDSIVKTTFTSHTGWVQSVRWSKTRDTLFLSAGYDGFVKLWETRSPKTPLYDLSGHEDKVLCCDWSNPTFLVTGSCDNTLRIFKAKHATGNA
- the LOC125068088 gene encoding WD repeat-containing protein 75 is translated as MVVKSNSDQISNRYVFNRKAGRSIIERRPVFSPDGESVAIIVENLVRVYSIQTGDCVRTLETEVSINELVAVQFPEDEDYNLYGCSDDGYVTTWSWEQGAVLRKTKLQIPENTKIITFNLADSNECFIIAVDGNRKLHLGSYSVKDGGLIYEYKNLKIKYHGIICVSLGWCNNDRFAAITNGTMMLFIQNLNQPHLKLELINNNKFRILSVAAHHKESTVAITDTIGRVTIIRGNLYNYKSIAREVLHWHFLPPLAVCFSVQGSYLISGGMENVLVKWTLGHLQNKTNEKAFIPRLPGMIRYITTNNSHIAITLSNNSVIIANAQMRVVSTILECGGLSPVCKALGAALVYHRPLSALLMPGRTGHLQLYSTTTDKVLYNIDITAMNSIPSERQNLLPLETEVTCAAISADGSWLVTSEYRNDGINYPEEKLKFWAAQANNTSPFKLNTCVNLSHGGCNVVSLALNNKGEFCVSSGTDQKFRIWKRDSTSQQHRKKVVWGCLTACYYSSGITHFLSNPVLNNFKSGEILTPGKVENLPYMKEINRKNDILKRIINIHKEHDFVDTSVVDRYVGKDDEFAMGGVAISQDGSLIAAWFGSKLTLWDSHLCNLRTTLSHPALRPKGVHVQFGNNDAAHYLVCTTENCVAVWSLLSLTIKWMVQIKTTCLVSDPFSNKMAMVTTNNDVYVFSPHSSTPLLIQKRLLNPETGVFKQCVFGTSVGEDVRLYVMRNDSEIYCLEPEKSEEGQLEAISQRRLPPSAFHALLAHRQEDVAQNTYAQVTQTQDLALGNNAISQFLSAAPHMIPPVSLLCPLFLQHISGYKEIEEDEEEDVIMEIDPQSSDEEDTEVKSSHTPKAVQLWVPNYEEIKEKRLKKILKEPLLDLHSTSSLFGL